One Streptomyces coeruleorubidus DNA segment encodes these proteins:
- the sigE gene encoding RNA polymerase sigma factor SigE, with protein sequence MVGAPLDTTRADRGGAAAPVDRGGALRRFFTSAGRPTSVNDTADHSHAADFAQTATFTTDADGQAWTPPTWEEIVSTHSGRVYRLAYRLTGNQHDAEDLTQEVFVRVFRSLSTYTPGTFEGWLHRITTNLFLDMVRRKQRIRFDALGEDAAERLPSKEPSPQQVFNDAHFDADVQQALDTLAPEFRAAVVLCDIEGLSYEEIAATLGVKLGTVRSRIHRGRSQLRKALAHRSPQARAERRSFVPRVPALGGGGASA encoded by the coding sequence ATGGTAGGGGCTCCACTGGACACCACCAGAGCTGACAGGGGAGGTGCGGCTGCGCCTGTGGATAGGGGAGGAGCGCTCCGGCGCTTCTTCACATCGGCGGGCAGGCCGACATCCGTGAACGACACTGCTGACCACAGCCACGCCGCTGACTTCGCCCAGACCGCGACCTTCACCACCGACGCGGACGGGCAGGCGTGGACTCCGCCCACGTGGGAGGAGATCGTCAGCACGCACAGCGGCCGGGTCTACCGGCTCGCCTACCGCCTGACCGGCAACCAGCACGACGCCGAGGACCTCACACAGGAGGTCTTCGTCCGTGTCTTCCGTTCCCTGTCGACGTACACGCCGGGCACCTTCGAGGGCTGGCTGCACCGCATCACCACGAACCTGTTCCTGGACATGGTCCGCCGCAAGCAGCGCATCCGCTTCGACGCGCTCGGCGAGGACGCGGCCGAGCGGCTGCCCAGCAAGGAGCCCTCGCCGCAGCAGGTCTTCAACGACGCGCACTTCGACGCGGACGTCCAGCAGGCCCTCGACACCCTCGCCCCCGAGTTCCGCGCCGCGGTCGTCCTGTGCGACATCGAGGGACTGTCGTACGAGGAGATCGCCGCGACCCTCGGCGTCAAGCTCGGCACGGTCCGCTCGCGGATCCACCGTGGCCGCTCCCAGCTGCGCAAGGCCCTCGCGCACCGCTCCCCTCAGGCGCGCGCCGAGCGCCGCTCCTTCGTGCCCCGTGTTCCCGCCCTGGGAGGAGGGGGCGCGAGCGCGTGA
- a CDS encoding magnesium and cobalt transport protein CorA, translating to MSMIRDLRAVVRPSRVSLRKDGGTYDATRSPATASAVVDCAVYRDGRRIETETPLTPHEAVRLVRRDGGFVWIGLHEPTEAEFSGIASEFGLHPLAVEDAVQAHQRPKLERYDDSLFTVFKTIHYVEHDQLDANSEVVESGEVMCFTGRDFFITVRHGGQGSLRALRHRLQDDPELLSKGPSAVLHAIADHVVDGYIAVADAVQDDIDEVETEVFSPGRKGSPRGSDAGRIYQLKREVLEFKRAVSPLLRPMQLLSERPMRLIDPDIQKYFRDVADHLARVQEQVLGFDELLNSILQANLAQASVAQNEDMRKITSWAAIIAVPTMVCGVYGMNFDHMPELHWRYGYPVIMGITVVICLGIHRTLKRNGWL from the coding sequence ATGTCGATGATCCGCGACCTGCGCGCCGTCGTCCGTCCGTCCCGCGTGTCGCTTCGCAAGGACGGTGGGACGTACGACGCCACCCGCAGCCCCGCGACGGCCTCCGCCGTCGTCGACTGCGCCGTCTACCGGGACGGCCGCCGCATCGAGACCGAGACCCCGCTGACCCCGCACGAGGCGGTACGCCTGGTGCGCCGCGACGGCGGCTTCGTCTGGATCGGCCTGCACGAGCCGACCGAGGCCGAATTCTCCGGCATCGCCAGCGAGTTCGGGCTGCACCCGCTTGCCGTGGAGGACGCCGTCCAGGCCCACCAGCGGCCCAAGCTGGAGCGCTACGACGACTCGCTCTTCACGGTCTTCAAGACCATCCACTACGTCGAGCACGACCAGCTCGACGCCAACAGCGAGGTCGTCGAGTCCGGCGAGGTCATGTGCTTCACCGGACGGGACTTCTTCATCACCGTCCGGCACGGCGGACAGGGCTCCCTGCGGGCCCTCAGGCACCGCCTCCAGGACGACCCCGAGCTGCTGTCCAAGGGCCCCTCCGCCGTGCTGCACGCCATCGCCGACCACGTCGTCGACGGCTACATCGCGGTCGCCGACGCCGTGCAGGACGACATCGACGAGGTCGAGACCGAGGTGTTCTCCCCGGGGCGCAAGGGCTCGCCGCGCGGCTCGGACGCCGGCCGGATCTACCAACTCAAGCGCGAGGTACTGGAGTTCAAGCGGGCCGTGTCGCCGCTGCTGCGGCCCATGCAGCTGCTGAGCGAGCGGCCGATGCGGCTGATCGACCCGGACATCCAGAAGTACTTCCGGGACGTCGCCGACCACCTGGCCCGCGTCCAGGAGCAGGTCCTCGGCTTCGACGAGCTGCTCAACTCCATCCTCCAGGCCAACCTCGCGCAGGCGTCCGTGGCGCAGAACGAGGACATGCGGAAGATCACCTCGTGGGCCGCGATCATCGCCGTGCCGACGATGGTGTGCGGGGTGTACGGCATGAACTTCGACCACATGCCGGAGCTGCACTGGCGGTACGGCTACCCGGTGATCATGGGCATCACCGTGGTCATCTGCCTGGGCATCCACCGCACGCTGAAGCGGAACGGCTGGCTGTGA
- a CDS encoding anti-sigma factor family protein, producing the protein MDGELGHDARERVLAHVATCPKCKAEVDAQRRLKNVFAEAAPPPPSESFLARLQGLPAGGGPDGDATPPGGGGLPGGLSGRFGSSGAFGAKRGDRFEFGYVPARPHIPVLPSGDRGLPPGSRGFRIHDVGRHEPDRSSSRLRFAFAAAGAVSLAAIALGGVTTGTPTDTDARGGSGTGSNVTPMRTQGTAAATQPESQRRRSTGPLLGQVHGQSVLGHIPAAPTEVSAPLLPGVPHSAAGQHAVHALAAPVMAGAAAMSPLIGPLQTVSPTALSPWSTVPEIAAPLLAVPLPDTTSSPSPPASSRTAH; encoded by the coding sequence GTGGACGGAGAGCTCGGTCATGACGCGCGCGAGCGCGTACTGGCGCATGTGGCCACCTGCCCGAAGTGCAAGGCGGAGGTGGACGCCCAGCGCCGGCTGAAGAACGTCTTCGCGGAGGCGGCCCCGCCGCCCCCCTCCGAGAGCTTCCTGGCCCGCCTGCAGGGACTACCCGCGGGCGGCGGCCCGGACGGTGATGCCACGCCGCCGGGCGGGGGAGGGCTGCCCGGCGGACTGTCCGGACGGTTCGGATCGTCCGGAGCCTTCGGAGCCAAGCGCGGCGACCGGTTCGAGTTCGGGTACGTCCCGGCCCGGCCGCACATCCCCGTGCTGCCGTCCGGCGACCGCGGCCTGCCCCCGGGCAGCCGGGGCTTCCGGATCCACGACGTCGGCCGGCACGAGCCCGACAGATCCTCCTCGCGGCTGCGGTTCGCCTTCGCGGCCGCCGGAGCCGTGTCCCTGGCCGCGATCGCCCTGGGCGGCGTCACCACCGGCACCCCGACCGACACGGACGCCCGCGGCGGCTCCGGCACGGGGAGCAACGTGACCCCGATGCGCACACAGGGCACGGCCGCCGCGACGCAGCCCGAATCCCAGCGGCGCCGCAGCACGGGGCCGTTGCTCGGGCAGGTGCACGGCCAGAGTGTGCTCGGCCACATCCCGGCCGCCCCGACCGAGGTGTCCGCACCACTACTGCCGGGTGTGCCGCATTCCGCCGCAGGGCAGCACGCCGTGCACGCGCTGGCCGCCCCGGTGATGGCCGGCGCCGCCGCCATGTCCCCGCTGATAGGTCCGCTTCAGACGGTCTCGCCGACCGCCCTGAGCCCGTGGTCCACGGTCCCCGAGATCGCGGCACCCCTGCTCGCCGTGCCCCTCCCGGACACGACCTCGTCCCCCTCTCCTCCCGCCTCCTCCCGTACGGCCCACTGA
- a CDS encoding trypsin-like peptidase domain-containing protein: MNEGKPTKAKWWSRPRPQGLSGEPESTGPAPGELADTDGDFELARPAVRQDEDGGDYELRRPEPVPADGEPTGAPAGAAEDGGPAPSAVPAQGGPAGSAVEPTVPAPTAAEAGNATSAAPVDGAPKPLHDPDPYSTPPYGEPGPWAPAPPVQHPAATPAQGVATADRSAMPATPVPPPHGTPAPPPGIPAPAAPVPPPSAPAPVPAAAAYADTPPPPSAAAPTPAPDPWWRYDPWAAPVAPAGHVPLQQNGAGVLSTQQRRRRGRKAIVGGAVLLALVSGGVGGAIGTYLERSGGVGTIELPQAGKEPAGRDADSVAGIAGRALPSVVTLHVSGSGEQGTGTGFVLDTRGHILTNNHVVRPAGSGGEITVTFHGGETAEAELVGRDSGYDLAVVKVKGVRGLTPLPLGNSDNVQVGDPVVAIGAPFDLAGTVTSGIISAKQRPITAGGEKGDGSDVSYVDALQTDAPINPGNSGGPLLDSKARVVGINSAIRSAGSGSEPDSGQSGSIGLGFAIPINQGKRVAEELINTGKATHPVIGITLDMDYTGDGARVAAEGGEGGPPVTVGGPGAEAGIKAGDVITEVDGQRVHSGEELIVKTRAHRPGDRLELTVERAGKERTVSLVLGSSGGS; the protein is encoded by the coding sequence ATGAACGAGGGGAAGCCCACGAAGGCCAAGTGGTGGAGCCGTCCGCGGCCGCAGGGCCTTTCGGGGGAGCCGGAGAGTACGGGGCCGGCCCCGGGGGAGTTGGCTGACACCGACGGCGATTTCGAGCTGGCGCGGCCTGCCGTGCGGCAGGACGAGGACGGTGGCGACTACGAGTTGAGGCGCCCCGAGCCGGTACCGGCCGACGGCGAGCCCACCGGGGCGCCTGCCGGGGCTGCCGAGGACGGCGGGCCCGCCCCGTCCGCCGTGCCGGCCCAGGGCGGGCCCGCCGGGAGCGCTGTGGAGCCGACCGTGCCGGCTCCCACCGCAGCGGAGGCCGGGAACGCCACCTCCGCCGCGCCGGTCGACGGCGCCCCCAAGCCCCTGCACGATCCCGACCCGTACAGCACACCGCCCTACGGCGAACCCGGCCCCTGGGCGCCGGCGCCGCCGGTGCAGCATCCGGCGGCGACGCCGGCACAGGGCGTCGCGACGGCGGACCGGTCGGCCATGCCCGCCACGCCCGTTCCGCCGCCGCACGGGACACCGGCGCCGCCTCCCGGCATCCCCGCGCCTGCCGCGCCCGTGCCGCCCCCCAGCGCCCCCGCGCCGGTGCCCGCTGCGGCTGCCTACGCCGACACCCCGCCCCCGCCCTCGGCGGCTGCCCCGACTCCCGCCCCCGACCCCTGGTGGCGCTACGACCCCTGGGCAGCTCCCGTGGCCCCTGCCGGCCACGTCCCTCTCCAGCAGAACGGGGCGGGGGTGCTCAGCACGCAGCAGCGGCGTCGGCGGGGCAGGAAGGCGATCGTCGGTGGTGCCGTGCTGCTCGCGCTCGTGTCCGGGGGCGTCGGCGGCGCCATAGGGACGTATCTGGAGCGCAGCGGCGGCGTCGGGACCATCGAGTTGCCGCAGGCCGGGAAGGAGCCCGCCGGGCGGGACGCGGACAGCGTGGCCGGGATCGCCGGGCGGGCCCTGCCCAGCGTGGTCACGTTGCATGTGAGCGGCTCCGGCGAGCAGGGCACGGGCACCGGCTTCGTGCTCGACACCCGAGGGCACATCCTCACCAACAACCACGTCGTGCGGCCCGCCGGATCCGGCGGCGAGATCACGGTGACCTTCCACGGCGGGGAGACCGCCGAGGCCGAGCTCGTCGGCCGCGACAGCGGCTACGACCTCGCCGTCGTGAAGGTGAAGGGTGTGCGCGGACTCACCCCGCTGCCCCTCGGCAACTCGGACAACGTGCAGGTCGGCGACCCGGTCGTGGCCATCGGCGCGCCCTTCGACCTGGCCGGCACCGTCACCTCCGGCATCATCAGCGCCAAGCAGCGGCCCATCACGGCGGGCGGCGAGAAGGGCGACGGCAGCGACGTGTCGTACGTCGACGCGCTCCAGACCGACGCGCCCATCAACCCGGGCAACTCCGGCGGACCCCTGCTCGACTCCAAGGCCCGGGTCGTCGGCATCAACTCGGCCATCCGCTCGGCGGGCAGCGGCTCCGAGCCGGACAGCGGCCAGTCCGGCTCGATAGGCCTCGGCTTCGCCATACCCATCAACCAGGGCAAGCGCGTCGCCGAGGAACTGATCAACACCGGGAAGGCGACCCACCCGGTGATCGGCATCACGCTCGACATGGACTACACGGGCGACGGCGCCCGCGTCGCCGCCGAGGGCGGCGAGGGCGGACCGCCGGTGACCGTGGGCGGTCCGGGTGCCGAGGCCGGGATCAAGGCGGGCGACGTCATCACCGAGGTCGACGGGCAGCGCGTCCACTCCGGCGAGGAACTGATCGTCAAGACCCGTGCCCACCGCCCCGGCGACCGGCTGGAGCTGACCGTGGAGCGCGCCGGCAAGGAGCGGACGGTGTCGCTCGTCCTCGGCTCCTCCGGCGGCAGCTGA
- a CDS encoding MFS transporter: protein MDPFDAGAGGLLKQPKSVWATAGASVVAFMGIGLVDPILPSIAQGLHATASQVSLLFTSYFLITAVAMLVTGFVSSRIGGRKTLLLGLAFVVVFAGLAGTSGSVGELVGFRAGWGLGNALFVSTALAVIVGAAAGGSAAAILLYESALGLGMACGPLLGALLGDASWRYPFFGTAFLMAVGFLCIAVFLKEQPKPARKTSLLDPVKALGHGGLASAAVSAFFYNYTFFTVLAFTPFVLNMSPYRSGAVFFAWGVLLAVFSVIVAPRLQKRFGSLKVLGGSLVLLAADVLVLGYGDHTTAVVCTILSGAFIGVNNTVYTELALGVSDAPRPVASAGYNFVRWFAAAAAPYFAPKIEEWTDLHIPFVVAAVTAVVGALVVVVRREALTEEAEELETKHAAEDSVTVFAN, encoded by the coding sequence ATGGACCCCTTCGACGCCGGAGCGGGCGGCCTCCTCAAGCAACCCAAGTCCGTGTGGGCGACCGCCGGGGCGTCGGTCGTCGCCTTCATGGGCATCGGACTCGTCGACCCGATCCTGCCGTCCATCGCCCAGGGCCTGCACGCCACGGCGAGCCAGGTCTCCCTGCTCTTCACCTCGTACTTCCTCATCACCGCCGTGGCGATGCTGGTGACCGGCTTCGTCTCCAGCCGGATCGGCGGCCGGAAGACACTGCTGCTCGGCCTCGCGTTCGTCGTGGTGTTCGCCGGGCTCGCGGGCACCTCCGGATCCGTCGGCGAACTGGTCGGGTTCCGGGCCGGCTGGGGCCTCGGCAACGCGCTGTTCGTCTCGACGGCCCTAGCGGTCATCGTCGGCGCGGCGGCCGGCGGAAGCGCGGCGGCGATCCTGCTGTACGAATCGGCCCTCGGCCTCGGCATGGCCTGCGGTCCGCTGCTGGGCGCCCTGCTCGGGGACGCCAGCTGGCGCTACCCGTTCTTCGGCACGGCGTTCCTGATGGCGGTCGGCTTCCTGTGCATCGCCGTGTTCCTGAAGGAGCAGCCGAAGCCCGCCCGCAAGACCTCGCTCCTGGACCCGGTCAAGGCACTGGGCCACGGCGGCCTCGCCTCGGCGGCGGTCTCGGCGTTCTTCTACAACTACACGTTCTTCACCGTGCTGGCCTTCACGCCGTTCGTGCTGAACATGAGCCCGTACCGGTCGGGGGCGGTGTTCTTCGCCTGGGGTGTGCTGCTCGCCGTCTTCTCGGTGATCGTGGCGCCGCGGCTGCAGAAGCGGTTCGGCTCGCTGAAGGTGCTCGGCGGTTCGCTGGTGCTGCTCGCGGCCGACGTGCTCGTGCTCGGCTACGGCGACCACACGACGGCCGTGGTCTGCACGATCCTGTCCGGCGCCTTCATCGGCGTGAACAACACCGTCTACACCGAGCTGGCCCTCGGCGTCTCGGACGCGCCCCGGCCGGTGGCGAGCGCGGGCTACAACTTCGTGCGCTGGTTCGCGGCGGCGGCCGCCCCGTACTTCGCGCCGAAGATCGAGGAGTGGACCGACCTGCACATCCCGTTCGTGGTGGCGGCGGTCACCGCGGTCGTGGGCGCGCTCGTGGTCGTCGTACGGCGGGAGGCGCTCACGGAGGAGGCCGAGGAGCTGGAGACGAAGCACGCGGCCGAGGACAGCGTCACGGTCTTCGCCAACTGA
- a CDS encoding DUF1003 domain-containing protein: MVPERETLRERVPSGSTAAGRPRTTRLDQPGVPRHRILPEYDPEAFGRFSERIARFLGTGRFLVWMTAAIILWVAWNTLAPRDLRFDEYPFIFLTLMLSLQASYAAPLILLAQNRQDDRDRVNLEQDRKQNERSIADTEYLTREVAALRIGLGEVATRDWIRSELQDVVKELEERHNGHRHGSVVFPAERSPGRDADDR; this comes from the coding sequence ATGGTTCCTGAGCGCGAGACCCTGCGCGAGCGCGTTCCGTCCGGCTCCACGGCCGCGGGCCGACCGCGCACCACCCGTCTCGACCAGCCGGGCGTGCCCAGGCACCGGATCCTGCCCGAGTACGACCCGGAGGCCTTCGGACGGTTCTCGGAACGCATCGCGCGCTTCCTCGGCACCGGACGGTTCCTGGTCTGGATGACGGCCGCCATCATCCTGTGGGTGGCGTGGAACACCCTCGCCCCGCGCGACCTGCGCTTCGACGAGTACCCGTTCATCTTCCTGACCCTGATGCTGTCGCTCCAGGCCTCCTACGCCGCCCCGCTGATCCTGCTCGCGCAGAACCGGCAGGACGACCGCGACCGGGTCAACCTGGAGCAGGACCGCAAGCAGAACGAGCGGTCGATCGCGGACACCGAGTACCTGACACGCGAGGTCGCCGCCCTGCGCATCGGCCTCGGCGAGGTCGCCACCCGCGACTGGATCCGCTCGGAACTCCAGGACGTGGTCAAGGAACTGGAGGAACGGCACAACGGCCACCGTCACGGCTCGGTCGTATTCCCGGCGGAACGGTCACCGGGACGTGACGCAGACGACCGCTGA
- a CDS encoding sec-independent translocase, producing MFNDIGPLELVTLIVLAVLVFGPEKLPKVIQDVTRTIRKIREFSESAKHDIREELGPEFKDFEFEDLNPKTFIRKQLDNEDLGLKEIRNGFDLKKEMAEVTDAVHSRDSDTSSSSSSGSSGGRIDMTKKPEIPDRDDRPPFDADAT from the coding sequence GTGTTCAATGACATAGGACCGCTCGAGCTGGTGACGCTCATCGTCCTCGCCGTGCTCGTCTTCGGTCCGGAAAAGCTCCCCAAGGTCATCCAGGACGTGACGCGCACGATCCGGAAGATCCGTGAGTTCTCCGAAAGCGCCAAGCACGACATCCGGGAGGAACTCGGCCCGGAGTTCAAGGACTTCGAGTTCGAGGACCTCAACCCCAAGACCTTCATCCGCAAGCAGCTGGACAACGAGGACCTGGGGCTCAAGGAGATCCGCAACGGCTTCGACCTGAAGAAGGAGATGGCCGAGGTCACCGACGCCGTCCACAGCCGTGACTCCGACACGTCCTCCTCGTCGTCCTCCGGCTCGTCCGGCGGCCGCATCGACATGACGAAGAAGCCCGAGATCCCTGACCGGGACGACCGGCCGCCCTTCGACGCGGACGCCACCTGA
- a CDS encoding magnesium transporter MgtE N-terminal domain-containing protein: protein MAAGAPRIFVSHLSGVAVFDPAGDQVGRVRDLVVMLRVGQRPPRLLGLVVELATRRRIFLPMTRVTAIQSGQVITTGVLNVRRFEQRPTERLVFGELLDRRVTLTETGEEVTVLDLSVHQLPARREWEIDRVFVRKGRKGSAFRRAKGEALTVEWTAVTGFSLEEQGQGAESLLATFEQLRPADLANVLHHLSPKRRAEVAAALDDDRLADVLEELPEDDQIEILGKLKQERAADVLEAMDPDDAADLLGELPTDEQERLLSLMQPSDAADMRRLMSYEDRTAGGLMTTEPIVLRPDATVADALARVRNPDLSPALAAQVYVCRPPDETPTGKYLGTVHFQRLLREPPPSLVSSILDSDLQPLDPDADLPAIAGFFATYDMVAAPVVDEAGSLLGAVTVDDVLDHMLPEDWRETEFHLDEEEVATDGS, encoded by the coding sequence ATGGCAGCGGGCGCCCCCCGGATCTTCGTATCGCACCTCTCCGGTGTCGCCGTCTTCGACCCCGCCGGCGACCAGGTGGGGCGTGTGCGCGATCTGGTCGTCATGCTGCGGGTGGGGCAGCGACCTCCGAGGCTGCTCGGCCTCGTCGTCGAACTCGCCACCCGCCGCCGCATCTTCCTGCCCATGACCCGGGTCACCGCCATCCAGTCCGGTCAGGTCATCACCACCGGCGTGCTCAACGTCCGGCGTTTCGAGCAGCGGCCCACCGAGCGGCTGGTCTTCGGGGAGCTGCTGGACCGGCGCGTCACGCTCACCGAGACCGGCGAGGAGGTCACCGTCCTCGACCTGTCGGTGCATCAGCTGCCCGCCCGCCGGGAGTGGGAGATCGACCGGGTCTTCGTCCGCAAGGGCAGGAAGGGAAGTGCCTTCCGGCGCGCCAAGGGCGAGGCGCTGACCGTCGAGTGGACCGCCGTCACCGGCTTCTCGCTGGAGGAGCAGGGGCAGGGCGCCGAGAGCCTGCTCGCCACGTTCGAGCAGCTGCGCCCCGCAGACCTGGCCAACGTCCTGCACCACCTCTCCCCCAAGCGCCGCGCCGAGGTCGCCGCCGCCCTCGACGACGACCGGCTGGCCGACGTGCTGGAGGAGCTCCCGGAGGACGACCAGATCGAGATCCTCGGCAAGCTGAAGCAGGAGCGCGCCGCAGACGTCCTGGAGGCCATGGACCCCGACGACGCGGCCGACCTGCTGGGCGAGCTGCCGACGGACGAGCAGGAGCGGCTGCTGAGCCTGATGCAGCCCAGCGACGCGGCCGACATGCGGCGCCTGATGTCGTACGAGGACCGCACGGCGGGCGGTCTGATGACCACCGAGCCGATCGTGCTGCGCCCCGACGCCACCGTCGCCGACGCCCTCGCCCGCGTCCGCAACCCGGACCTCTCCCCCGCCCTGGCCGCCCAGGTCTACGTCTGCCGGCCACCGGACGAGACACCGACCGGCAAGTACCTCGGCACGGTCCACTTCCAGCGCCTGCTGCGCGAGCCACCGCCCTCCCTGGTCAGCTCGATCCTGGACAGCGACCTGCAACCGCTCGACCCCGACGCGGACCTGCCCGCCATCGCCGGGTTCTTCGCCACGTACGACATGGTCGCGGCTCCCGTGGTCGACGAGGCCGGCTCGCTGCTGGGCGCGGTGACCGTGGACGACGTACTCGACCACATGCTCCCGGAGGACTGGCGGGAGACGGAGTTCCACCTGGACGAGGAGGAGGTGGCGACCGATGGTTCCTGA
- a CDS encoding Mrp/NBP35 family ATP-binding protein — MATEDAVREALATVNDPEIHKPITELGMVKSVEIGADGAVAVTVYLTVSGCPMRDTITQRVTEAVSRVEGVTRVDVTLDVMSDEQRRELASALRGGQTEREVPFAKPGSLTRVYAVASGKGGVGKSSVTVNLAAAMAADGLKVGVVDADIYGHSVPRMLGADGRPTQVENMIMPPSANGVKVISIGMFTPGNAPVVWRGPMLHRALQQFLADVYWGDLDVLLLDLPPGTGDIAISVAQLVPNAEILVVTTPQQAAAEVAERAGSIAVQTHQKIVGVVENMSGLPCPHCGEMVDVFGTGGGQVVADGLTRTTGTNVPVLGNIPIDVRLREGGDDGRPVVLTDPDSPAGSALRAIAGKLGGRQRGLSGLSLGITPRNKF; from the coding sequence ATGGCTACGGAAGACGCGGTGCGCGAGGCACTGGCGACGGTGAACGACCCCGAGATCCACAAGCCCATCACCGAACTCGGGATGGTCAAATCCGTGGAGATCGGCGCGGACGGGGCGGTCGCGGTCACCGTGTACCTGACGGTCTCGGGCTGCCCGATGCGGGACACGATCACGCAGCGCGTGACCGAGGCGGTGTCCCGGGTCGAGGGGGTCACGCGCGTCGACGTCACGCTCGACGTGATGAGCGACGAGCAGCGCCGCGAGCTGGCGTCCGCCCTGCGCGGCGGCCAGACCGAGCGCGAGGTCCCCTTCGCCAAGCCGGGCAGCCTGACCCGCGTCTACGCGGTCGCCTCCGGCAAGGGCGGCGTGGGCAAGTCCTCGGTGACGGTGAACCTGGCGGCGGCGATGGCGGCCGACGGCCTCAAGGTCGGTGTCGTCGACGCCGACATCTACGGCCACTCCGTGCCGCGCATGCTGGGCGCCGACGGCCGTCCGACCCAGGTGGAGAACATGATCATGCCGCCGTCGGCGAACGGCGTGAAGGTCATCTCCATCGGCATGTTCACCCCGGGCAACGCCCCGGTCGTCTGGCGCGGCCCGATGCTCCACCGCGCCCTCCAGCAGTTCCTTGCGGACGTGTACTGGGGCGACCTGGACGTCCTCCTGCTGGACCTGCCGCCCGGCACCGGCGACATCGCGATCTCCGTCGCCCAGCTGGTCCCGAACGCCGAGATCCTGGTCGTCACGACCCCGCAGCAGGCCGCTGCCGAGGTCGCCGAGCGCGCCGGCTCCATCGCCGTCCAGACCCACCAGAAGATCGTCGGCGTGGTCGAGAACATGTCCGGCCTGCCCTGCCCGCACTGCGGCGAGATGGTCGACGTCTTCGGCACGGGCGGCGGCCAGGTGGTCGCCGACGGCCTGACGCGCACGACCGGCACGAACGTCCCGGTCCTCGGCAACATCCCCATCGACGTCCGCCTCCGCGAGGGCGGCGACGACGGCAGGCCGGTGGTCCTGACGGACCCGGACTCCCCGGCGGGCTCGGCCCTGCGCGCGATCGCGGGGAAGCTGGGAGGACGGCAGCGGGGTCTGTCGGGCCTGTCCCTGGGGATCACTCCGAGGAACAAGTTCTAG
- a CDS encoding DUF6758 family protein, with protein MRGEPSCPKCGGRVRAPGLFSDSWQCDVHGTVHPVQPVIPPSVDALNVVVHRTHVPVWMPWPLPVGWLFTGVACAGDDRTGGRATAVACTGPGPLGGMGELILVAEELGVGLGARYAGMEGPDPGPYLDVGKPAQAKVLAAGRPTPLWHVSGAPDDRVVFAGEALGLWLWAVVWPEQSGLLMYDELVLADLRDAGAEVELVPCGALSPRLLQP; from the coding sequence ATGAGGGGCGAACCCAGTTGCCCGAAGTGCGGTGGCCGGGTCAGGGCTCCCGGCCTCTTCTCCGACTCGTGGCAGTGCGATGTGCACGGCACCGTCCACCCGGTGCAGCCCGTGATACCGCCCAGCGTCGACGCCCTCAACGTCGTGGTGCACCGCACGCACGTGCCGGTGTGGATGCCCTGGCCGCTGCCGGTCGGCTGGCTGTTCACGGGCGTGGCCTGCGCGGGGGACGACCGCACGGGCGGCCGCGCCACGGCTGTGGCCTGCACGGGGCCCGGGCCGCTCGGCGGGATGGGCGAGCTGATCCTGGTGGCGGAGGAGCTCGGCGTCGGACTCGGTGCGCGGTACGCGGGCATGGAAGGCCCGGATCCGGGGCCGTACCTGGACGTCGGGAAGCCGGCGCAGGCGAAGGTGCTGGCCGCGGGGCGTCCTACGCCCCTGTGGCATGTGTCCGGGGCGCCGGATGATCGGGTGGTGTTCGCGGGGGAGGCGCTCGGGTTGTGGCTGTGGGCGGTGGTGTGGCCCGAGCAGTCCGGGTTGCTGATGTACGACGAGCTGGTGCTGGCGGATCTGCGGGATGCCGGGGCGGAGGTGGAGTTGGTGCCGTGCGGGGCCCTGTCGCCGCGATTGCTTCAGCCGTAG
- a CDS encoding suppressor of fused domain protein — protein MAQVLPLVEARLLTALGEPDARAAVTFLGTDRIEVLRFQEGDIVRYATLGMSAHPMTDPTAVVADPVKGPRAELVLSVRAGSADTDKVLRPLAVLAASPQVEGLVVAPGASLDVGEPLWPGAPFTSVLVAEPGGLVEDLELDEPLDPVRFLPLLPMTSNEAAWKRVHGAQALQERWLNQGTDLRDPSRRSVPLE, from the coding sequence ATGGCACAAGTTCTTCCTCTGGTCGAGGCCCGGTTGCTCACCGCGCTGGGCGAACCGGACGCGCGCGCGGCGGTCACGTTCCTGGGTACGGACCGCATCGAGGTGCTCCGCTTCCAGGAGGGGGACATCGTCCGCTACGCCACGCTCGGCATGTCCGCGCACCCCATGACGGACCCCACGGCGGTGGTCGCCGACCCGGTCAAGGGCCCGCGCGCCGAGCTGGTCCTCTCGGTGCGCGCTGGGTCGGCCGACACCGACAAGGTGCTCCGTCCGCTCGCCGTGCTCGCCGCGTCTCCGCAGGTGGAGGGCCTGGTCGTGGCTCCCGGAGCCTCCCTGGACGTCGGCGAACCGCTGTGGCCCGGCGCCCCCTTCACCTCGGTCCTGGTCGCCGAGCCGGGCGGCCTGGTCGAGGACCTGGAGCTCGACGAGCCCCTCGACCCGGTGAGGTTCCTGCCGCTGCTGCCGATGACTTCGAACGAGGCCGCCTGGAAGCGCGTGCACGGCGCCCAGGCGCTCCAGGAGCGGTGGCTGAACCAGGGGACGGACCTGCGGGATCCGTCCCGCAGGTCCGTCCCGCTGGAGTGA